The Chitinophagales bacterium genome contains a region encoding:
- a CDS encoding tail fiber domain-containing protein, whose translation MKTPFYFLTRVALAVVLLLAVKSTSAQNIFPANGAAGIGTATPNASSLLDITSVTKGVLLPRMTKSQRDAIAAPATGLLIYQTNSNAGFYYYAGSGWSPVTPKPGWLLKGNSGIDPSSNFLGTTDAQPVVIKTNNAEVMRISSNGNVGIGTANPAAMLQVSGDVIIDGVVNGIDVGTGGGSGLPNTAVGLQSLQSNTTGDDNSAFGNSALFANTDGTGNSAFGNNSLHANISGSSNTASGYNSLLSNNSGSGNTASGYYALAANTSGKNNVAEGYAALGNNKGGNNNTALGYSADVAADGLSNATVIGNGAVVDASNKVRIGDASVSSYSCQVNWTAGSDVRIKDQVQENVAGLNFITQLRPVTFHYNVAKQQLLLGMTGEVAPDGGYEIEKIAFSGFIAQEVEAAAAKAGYDFSGVDKSGNVMGLRYAEFVVPLTKAVQELAGMNKDLQSENEQLSLQVATQQQQLDVLQSQVNQLLAGATSPDDAVAKISFAPLLGQNIPNPLDNSTVIPFNIPKGCESASIMITESPTGKIVAAIPVSNEKTFVVMETGTWPSGTYQYALYADGKILDARQMVIAR comes from the coding sequence ATGAAAACACCATTTTACTTTCTCACAAGAGTTGCCCTTGCCGTAGTGCTGTTGCTTGCTGTGAAAAGCACTTCTGCACAAAACATTTTCCCTGCCAACGGCGCCGCGGGAATCGGCACCGCGACACCGAATGCATCATCGTTGCTGGATATCACCTCTGTCACGAAAGGAGTGTTGTTGCCCCGCATGACCAAGAGTCAGCGCGACGCAATAGCTGCACCGGCAACAGGCCTGCTGATCTATCAGACTAACAGCAATGCAGGCTTCTATTACTATGCCGGAAGCGGCTGGTCGCCGGTAACGCCCAAGCCGGGATGGTTGCTCAAAGGCAACAGCGGCATTGATCCGTCATCCAATTTCCTGGGCACCACTGATGCGCAACCGGTGGTGATAAAAACAAATAATGCCGAGGTGATGCGGATCAGCAGCAATGGCAATGTGGGCATTGGCACAGCCAATCCGGCCGCTATGCTGCAAGTGTCGGGCGATGTAATCATTGATGGTGTTGTTAATGGAATAGATGTTGGCACAGGAGGAGGCTCCGGGTTACCCAATACAGCGGTTGGCCTCCAGTCGTTGCAATCAAACACAACAGGCGATGATAACAGCGCCTTCGGGAATAGTGCGCTATTCGCGAATACAGATGGAACCGGTAACAGCGCATTCGGCAACAACTCCCTTCACGCCAACATTTCAGGGAGTTCCAATACCGCCAGTGGATACAATTCCCTGCTTTCAAATAACAGCGGATCAGGTAATACGGCCAGCGGATATTATGCCCTTGCTGCCAATACCAGCGGAAAAAACAATGTGGCGGAGGGTTATGCTGCGCTTGGCAATAATAAGGGTGGAAATAATAATACAGCGTTGGGTTATAGTGCTGATGTAGCAGCAGACGGCTTGTCGAATGCAACCGTTATCGGCAATGGTGCCGTTGTGGATGCAAGCAATAAAGTGCGTATCGGCGATGCCTCCGTTTCCAGTTATAGCTGCCAGGTGAACTGGACTGCCGGCAGTGATGTCCGGATAAAGGACCAGGTGCAGGAAAATGTGGCGGGTTTAAATTTTATCACGCAATTGCGGCCGGTAACTTTTCACTACAATGTGGCAAAGCAGCAGCTGTTGTTGGGTATGACCGGTGAGGTGGCGCCGGATGGTGGTTATGAGATTGAGAAAATTGCCTTCAGCGGTTTCATTGCACAGGAAGTGGAGGCCGCGGCGGCAAAGGCAGGATATGATTTCAGTGGCGTGGATAAGAGTGGCAATGTGATGGGACTGCGTTATGCCGAGTTTGTGGTGCCACTAACAAAGGCAGTGCAGGAACTGGCAGGAATGAATAAAGACCTGCAATCGGAAAATGAGCAACTCAGTTTACAAGTTGCCACGCAGCAGCAACAGCTTGATGTGTTGCAATCACAGGTGAATCAGTTGCTTGCCGGCGCAACATCACCGGACGATGCAGTTGCTAAAATTTCATTCGCACCACTGCTCGGTCAGAATATTCCCAACCCTCTTGACAACAGCACGGTGATTCCTTTCAATATTCCAAAAGGATGTGAATCAGCGTCCATTATGATTACGGAATCTCCTACCGGAAAAATTGTCGCCGCCATACCGGTCAGCAACGAAAAAACATTTGTTGTGATGGAGACCGGAACATGGCCTTCCGGTACTTACCAATATGCATTGTATGCAGATGGGAAGATACTGGATGCGAGGCAAATGGTGATTGCGCGGTAA
- the nadB gene encoding L-aspartate oxidase gives MKKYDFLIIGSGIAGLTYALKVAKFGTVCIITKASEDESNTKYAQGGVAAVWDFEEDSYKKHIADTLDAGAGLCDKKIVEIVVKEGPQRVKEVIEWGARFDKNAEGEYDLGREGGHSRHRVLHHKDNTGLEIERTLLKQIQRHPNITLFTHYFAIDLITQHHLGIEVTRRTKNIECYGVYALNTKTKKTDTLLSRITLLATGGAGHVYRNTTNPIIATGDGIAMLYRAKGKVQDMEFYQFHPTALYHPGEYPSYLITEAIRGFGAILRTLDGKEFMQKYDRRKSLAPRDIVARAIDNEMKKRGDDCVLLDCRHLDKKKFIEHFPNIYEKCLSIGIDIMKDMIPVVPAAHYLCGGIKTDEWGRSSVRNLYACGECACTGLHGANRLASNSLLEAMVFSHRAYLDAVKKFAKISYREKIPRWNAEGTYNPEEMVLITFTRQEVQDIMSNYVGIVRSNLRLKRALERLELIYHETETLYQRTVVSPELCELRNLINIGYLIIRSSIARKESRGLNYNTDYPKKLKVAKNTVL, from the coding sequence ATGAAAAAATACGATTTTCTCATTATCGGCTCCGGTATTGCCGGGCTTACCTATGCCCTGAAAGTGGCTAAGTTCGGAACCGTCTGCATCATCACTAAAGCTTCGGAAGATGAATCGAACACAAAGTATGCACAAGGTGGTGTAGCCGCTGTTTGGGACTTTGAAGAAGACTCTTATAAAAAACACATTGCCGATACCCTTGATGCAGGGGCAGGATTGTGTGACAAGAAGATTGTGGAGATTGTGGTGAAAGAAGGACCGCAGCGTGTAAAAGAAGTAATTGAATGGGGCGCCCGATTCGACAAGAATGCCGAAGGCGAATACGATTTGGGCAGAGAAGGTGGCCACAGCCGGCACCGTGTTTTGCATCACAAGGATAACACCGGCCTTGAAATAGAACGCACCCTGCTTAAACAGATACAACGGCACCCGAACATCACCCTGTTCACGCACTACTTTGCCATTGACCTTATCACACAACATCACCTCGGCATTGAGGTAACGCGCAGAACAAAAAACATTGAATGTTATGGTGTTTATGCCCTCAATACCAAAACAAAAAAAACGGATACGCTGCTTTCACGCATCACACTCCTTGCCACCGGCGGCGCGGGACATGTTTACCGCAACACCACCAATCCCATCATCGCCACCGGCGATGGCATTGCCATGTTATACCGCGCCAAAGGAAAGGTGCAGGATATGGAATTCTATCAGTTTCATCCAACAGCCCTTTACCATCCCGGGGAGTATCCGAGCTATCTTATTACAGAAGCCATCCGCGGGTTTGGCGCCATCCTGCGAACGCTGGACGGTAAAGAGTTTATGCAGAAATATGACCGGCGCAAATCACTTGCTCCGCGCGACATTGTAGCACGTGCCATTGACAATGAAATGAAAAAACGCGGCGATGATTGTGTGCTGCTCGATTGCCGGCATCTTGATAAGAAAAAATTCATCGAGCATTTCCCGAATATCTATGAGAAATGTCTTTCCATCGGTATTGATATCATGAAAGACATGATTCCCGTGGTGCCTGCAGCACATTATTTATGCGGCGGCATAAAAACAGATGAATGGGGAAGAAGCTCTGTCAGGAATCTGTATGCCTGCGGCGAATGCGCGTGCACCGGCTTGCATGGCGCCAACCGTTTGGCCTCCAACTCGCTGCTGGAAGCCATGGTGTTTTCTCACCGTGCCTACCTGGATGCAGTGAAAAAATTTGCGAAAATTTCCTACCGTGAAAAAATTCCGCGGTGGAATGCCGAAGGCACGTATAACCCGGAGGAAATGGTATTGATCACCTTTACCCGGCAGGAAGTGCAGGACATCATGAGCAACTATGTCGGTATCGTACGATCCAACTTACGATTGAAGCGCGCCCTGGAAAGGCTGGAATTGATTTACCATGAAACGGAAACGCTGTATCAGCGCACCGTTGTGTCACCGGAACTTTGCGAGTTGCGGAACCTCATCAATATCGGCTACCTGATTATCCGTTCGTCCATCGCACGCAAAGAAAGCCGTGGACTGAATTATAATACCGACTACCCGAAAAAGCTGAAGGTGGCGAAGAACACGGTCTTGTAA
- a CDS encoding guanylate cyclase produces the protein MTTQPQRQLAAIMFTDMVGFTALMQQNETMARQQRDASKLIIEDALGKFRGKLLQYYGDGTLSIFNSAADAVQAAIEMQTRCRQDKVDLRIGIHSGDVMFDDTGVYGDSVNIASRLESLAVPGSVFISEKLVDEIRNQSIDAHPLGYFELKNVQKPIQVYAVANPGLIVPSRDEVKGKVKQSLNAVAVLPFTSLSSDPENEFFCDGITEELLNVLAKIDGLQVTSRTSSFAFKGKNEDIREIAAKLNVQKVLEGSVRKAGKKVRITAQLINAADGYHIWSETYERSMEDIFAVQDDIAREIANHFRINLSEADHKKKLAKAPTENLDAYRCYIKALQLYDRADPVSRQHAIALFNEAIERDPNFAYPHGWLASLYAFFGQIGAMPAAEAARLTNYHAAQATAIDPDNAMSLIAMATIKFYNEWDWREAMRLTERAVTINPNDPMVYIVRAELRFPLLQFDEAITDAKIARDLDPLSVDIVATLTRICVTTGHFEEAEKYCREAELLDANHILVTNMRGYLTGLKGDWKQSIELFENVQKIAGDFPLILLAIAYANSKLNDMAALQQLLEKVMKLQEEQPDTHFDFLLFSISMWLGDKKKMDHFFANCVEKKIIWAIMFYGTIFMDNLRTYAPLIAQRKKMGLPILGE, from the coding sequence GTGACCACGCAACCACAACGCCAGCTTGCAGCTATCATGTTCACCGATATGGTTGGCTTTACCGCGCTTATGCAGCAGAATGAAACGATGGCACGGCAGCAGCGGGATGCCAGCAAACTGATCATTGAAGATGCATTAGGCAAATTCCGGGGCAAGCTGTTGCAGTATTATGGCGATGGCACCCTTAGCATCTTCAACAGCGCCGCGGATGCCGTGCAGGCTGCCATCGAAATGCAGACCCGCTGCCGGCAGGATAAAGTAGACCTGCGTATTGGTATCCACAGCGGCGATGTAATGTTTGATGATACCGGCGTATATGGCGACAGTGTGAATATCGCCTCAAGGCTGGAGTCGCTGGCTGTTCCCGGCAGCGTTTTTATTTCGGAGAAGTTAGTGGATGAGATCCGCAATCAAAGCATTGATGCGCATCCGCTCGGATACTTCGAGCTGAAAAATGTACAGAAACCGATACAGGTTTACGCCGTGGCGAACCCGGGTCTCATCGTTCCTTCCAGGGATGAGGTGAAGGGAAAAGTGAAACAATCACTCAATGCCGTGGCTGTGCTGCCTTTCACCAGCCTCAGCTCAGACCCTGAAAATGAATTTTTCTGCGATGGCATCACGGAAGAGTTGCTGAATGTGCTGGCAAAGATTGACGGGCTGCAGGTGACTTCCCGGACTTCGTCCTTTGCTTTCAAAGGAAAGAATGAAGACATCCGTGAGATAGCCGCAAAGCTGAATGTACAGAAGGTACTGGAAGGCAGTGTGCGTAAAGCCGGCAAAAAAGTGCGCATCACCGCGCAACTCATCAACGCCGCTGACGGCTATCATATCTGGAGCGAGACGTACGAGCGCAGCATGGAAGATATTTTTGCCGTGCAGGATGACATCGCAAGGGAGATTGCCAACCATTTCCGCATTAACCTAAGTGAAGCGGATCATAAGAAGAAACTTGCCAAAGCGCCTACGGAAAATCTTGACGCCTACCGGTGTTACATTAAAGCATTGCAGTTGTATGACCGCGCTGACCCGGTATCGCGGCAGCATGCGATAGCCCTTTTTAATGAAGCCATCGAACGCGATCCTAATTTCGCCTATCCGCACGGATGGCTCGCATCACTGTATGCATTTTTCGGGCAGATTGGCGCCATGCCCGCGGCCGAAGCTGCCCGTTTAACGAATTATCATGCGGCTCAGGCAACAGCCATTGATCCTGATAATGCCATGTCGCTGATTGCCATGGCAACTATTAAGTTTTACAATGAATGGGACTGGCGGGAAGCAATGCGGCTTACGGAAAGAGCCGTTACCATCAATCCCAATGATCCGATGGTATATATAGTGAGGGCGGAGCTCCGGTTTCCTTTACTGCAATTTGATGAGGCCATTACCGATGCCAAAATTGCTCGCGACCTCGATCCGCTATCAGTGGATATAGTGGCAACACTTACCCGCATCTGCGTCACGACCGGACATTTTGAGGAGGCGGAAAAATATTGCCGGGAGGCGGAGTTACTGGATGCCAATCACATCCTGGTAACTAACATGCGCGGTTACCTCACCGGACTCAAAGGCGACTGGAAACAATCGATTGAACTGTTTGAAAACGTGCAAAAAATTGCCGGTGACTTTCCCCTGATCTTGCTGGCTATTGCTTATGCCAATTCAAAACTCAACGATATGGCGGCGCTGCAGCAGTTGCTGGAAAAGGTGATGAAGCTGCAGGAAGAACAACCCGATACACACTTTGATTTCCTGCTATTTTCCATATCGATGTGGCTGGGCGACAAAAAGAAAATGGACCACTTTTTCGCAAATTGCGTGGAAAAGAAAATAATATGGGCCATCATGTTTTATGGAACCATTTTTATGGATAACCTTAGGACCTATGCACCGCTGATAGCACAGCGGAAAAAAATGGGATTACCCATCCTTGGCGAGTGA
- the rpsI gene encoding 30S ribosomal protein S9 — protein sequence MEKTNSIGRRKEASARVYIMPATGDSKIVVNGKDYTDYFPQRIFQQVVEQPFKLLDLGGKFDVIINVSGGGVKGQAEAIRLGISRSLVKINPEYKATLKPLKLLTRDPRAVERKKPGRKKARKRFQFSKR from the coding sequence GTGGAAAAAACTAACTCCATAGGCAGAAGAAAAGAAGCCTCGGCACGCGTGTATATCATGCCCGCTACCGGTGATTCAAAAATTGTGGTGAACGGTAAAGATTATACCGACTACTTCCCGCAGCGCATATTTCAGCAGGTTGTTGAACAGCCTTTCAAACTCCTGGATCTCGGCGGCAAGTTCGATGTGATCATTAATGTATCAGGCGGTGGTGTGAAAGGACAGGCTGAAGCCATCCGGCTTGGTATCTCCCGTTCACTGGTGAAGATCAACCCCGAATACAAGGCCACATTAAAACCATTGAAACTGCTCACCCGCGACCCAAGGGCCGTGGAGCGCAAAAAGCCGGGACGCAAGAAGGCGCGCAAACGCTTCCAGTTCAGCAAACGTTAA
- a CDS encoding tetratricopeptide repeat protein, with the protein MQSSRQLAAILFADIQGFTSLMEKDEAMATQLRDKFKNNLEEEVTLHHGRVLKLSGDGALCMFNSAIEAVQAAIAVQLLMRQTPEVPLRIGIHEGDVLFEESDVYGDGVNVASRIESFAVAGGVFISGRIYDDIRNQKDIEAVLMGKYELKNVSKPVDIYAISNPGILVPKKEQLTGKGMRVKTRWIWPATAAALTLLAAVFIYLLFFKTPAVIDKSIAVLPFVDMSANRDQEYFGDGLSEELLNELAQIPELKVIARTSSFSFKGSNVDLRVIGEKLGVAHILEGSVRKDKNKIRITAQLIRTADGVHLWSGTFDRAIDDIFKVQDEIAQAVVGQLVSAILDTGGDQHHSNPEAYNLMLQGKYFAYSGSIEGSLKALELLNKAYALEPGNAKISVLLSNVYADLTNTSYYGTIEGYAKAKLFAERAIKLDSKLADGWLAEGRIKQKYEQDWEGAAADYNRAYELDPENGAIIHRRASLFRTLGKYDESIRLFQKLTEIDPVNTRAFSSLGITYVNARRYEDAIKQFRNALELSPDYPFTHSAISIVYLVQGKTDSALQEIRLEPDSGWRAVYLALINFELGNKAESEKELQEFIATGAEDWAYQIAENYAWRNDADKAFYWLDRAYDQRDGGLDEILGNPLFDKIRDDPRFDVLLKKMKLK; encoded by the coding sequence ATGCAATCCTCCCGACAACTGGCTGCCATATTGTTTGCCGATATCCAGGGGTTCACATCGCTCATGGAAAAGGATGAAGCCATGGCAACTCAATTACGGGATAAGTTTAAAAACAACCTGGAAGAGGAAGTTACCCTCCACCATGGCCGCGTCTTAAAATTAAGCGGCGATGGTGCCCTTTGCATGTTTAACAGCGCCATTGAAGCCGTGCAGGCCGCCATTGCCGTGCAGCTTCTTATGCGGCAAACGCCGGAAGTGCCGCTCCGCATCGGCATACATGAAGGCGATGTGCTTTTTGAAGAAAGCGATGTATATGGCGATGGAGTGAATGTTGCTTCACGCATTGAATCCTTCGCGGTAGCAGGCGGCGTATTCATCTCGGGACGGATCTATGATGATATCAGGAATCAAAAAGATATCGAGGCCGTGTTGATGGGCAAATACGAATTGAAGAATGTGAGTAAGCCCGTAGATATTTACGCCATCAGCAACCCCGGCATACTCGTTCCGAAAAAAGAACAGTTAACCGGCAAAGGAATGAGGGTTAAGACACGGTGGATATGGCCGGCTACCGCAGCTGCATTGACTTTGCTTGCTGCAGTTTTCATATACCTGCTGTTTTTCAAGACGCCGGCCGTGATTGACAAGTCAATTGCCGTGCTGCCTTTTGTTGACATGAGCGCCAACCGCGACCAGGAATATTTCGGTGACGGGCTGAGTGAAGAGTTACTGAATGAACTTGCACAGATTCCGGAGCTGAAAGTAATCGCACGCACTTCCTCCTTTTCCTTTAAGGGTTCAAATGTGGATCTCCGGGTGATCGGTGAAAAGCTCGGCGTAGCGCATATCCTGGAAGGCAGTGTCAGAAAAGATAAAAACAAGATCCGCATCACGGCGCAGCTGATCAGAACAGCCGATGGCGTTCATTTATGGTCGGGCACATTTGACAGGGCTATTGATGACATCTTTAAGGTGCAGGATGAGATTGCTCAGGCTGTTGTAGGCCAGTTGGTATCTGCAATCCTGGATACCGGCGGCGATCAGCATCACAGTAATCCTGAGGCCTATAATTTGATGTTGCAGGGTAAATACTTCGCTTACTCCGGCAGTATCGAAGGATCGCTCAAAGCACTTGAACTGCTGAACAAGGCTTATGCCCTCGAACCCGGCAATGCAAAGATCAGTGTGCTGCTTTCAAATGTATATGCCGACCTCACCAATACCAGCTATTACGGAACTATTGAAGGATATGCCAAAGCAAAGTTGTTTGCAGAAAGAGCCATTAAACTGGACAGTAAGCTGGCAGACGGATGGCTGGCTGAAGGCAGGATCAAGCAGAAGTACGAGCAGGACTGGGAAGGAGCCGCCGCCGACTATAACAGGGCTTACGAGCTGGATCCGGAGAATGGGGCCATCATTCACCGGAGGGCAAGTCTGTTCCGCACCCTTGGTAAATATGACGAATCCATCCGCCTTTTTCAAAAACTGACAGAGATAGATCCGGTCAATACCCGGGCATTTTCAAGCCTCGGCATTACTTATGTAAATGCCCGGCGTTATGAAGATGCTATTAAACAATTCCGGAACGCACTCGAACTGAGTCCGGATTACCCTTTTACGCATTCCGCGATTTCGATTGTTTACTTAGTACAGGGCAAGACAGACAGCGCCTTGCAGGAGATAAGACTGGAACCTGACAGCGGATGGAGGGCAGTCTATCTTGCTTTAATCAATTTTGAATTGGGTAATAAGGCTGAGTCAGAAAAAGAGCTGCAGGAATTTATTGCCACCGGAGCTGAGGACTGGGCTTACCAGATTGCAGAAAATTATGCCTGGCGCAACGATGCTGATAAGGCATTCTACTGGCTGGACCGGGCTTATGATCAGCGTGACGGCGGGCTGGATGAAATTTTGGGCAATCCTTTGTTTGATAAGATAAGGGATGATCCGAGATTTGATGTGTTACTGAAGAAAATGAAGCTGAAGTAA
- the rplM gene encoding 50S ribosomal protein L13 — protein MNTLSYRTKHANDQTVKHDWILIDANGQTLGRLSTKIASLLIGKHKPYFTTHIDCGDHVVVINAEKIRLTGKKMTDKVLVTYTGYPGGKRETTPEKLLVKKPTYLLEEAVRGMLPKTRLGRAMFSKLHVFAGEKHDHVAQKPQPIK, from the coding sequence GTGAATACCTTAAGTTACCGTACAAAACATGCCAACGATCAGACGGTGAAGCATGATTGGATTCTTATTGATGCCAACGGACAAACACTCGGCCGTTTGTCAACCAAGATTGCTTCCTTATTAATCGGAAAGCACAAACCGTATTTCACTACGCACATTGATTGCGGCGATCATGTAGTGGTAATCAATGCGGAAAAGATCCGCCTTACCGGCAAGAAGATGACTGATAAGGTGCTTGTTACCTATACCGGTTATCCCGGGGGTAAAAGGGAAACCACCCCTGAAAAACTGCTGGTGAAAAAGCCGACCTACCTGCTGGAAGAAGCGGTTCGCGGCATGTTGCCGAAGACGCGTCTCGGCCGTGCCATGTTTAGCAAGCTGCATGTGTTTGCAGGTGAAAAACATGATCACGTTGCGCAGAAACCACAACCCATAAAATAA
- a CDS encoding RDD family protein, which translates to MQTIDIITSQNVTIQYALASVRDRLLSFFIDVLVLFVCMMLLVLLFTAVIDTGDFDYVLYLLIFPFLIFYSLVQEVWWNGQSIGKRMTGLKIMKLNGKEPTAGDYLIRWAFRFIDIWFSLGAVALLLISSTERHQRLGDLLAGTAVIKLAPWQTVSLEEVLALHATSAYEPVYTGVKVFSEQEMLLVKQALDRLKFYDNAAHHEAIRMLADKIAGQMSLTAKPEDPVSFLKTVLSDYIVLSR; encoded by the coding sequence ATGCAAACCATAGACATCATCACTTCGCAAAACGTAACCATTCAGTATGCGCTGGCATCGGTGCGTGACCGGCTGCTGTCATTTTTTATTGATGTGCTGGTATTATTTGTATGCATGATGCTGCTGGTATTACTCTTCACCGCGGTGATTGATACAGGAGATTTTGACTATGTGCTGTACCTGCTGATTTTTCCGTTTCTTATTTTTTATTCGCTGGTGCAGGAAGTTTGGTGGAATGGACAAAGCATAGGCAAGCGCATGACCGGACTGAAGATTATGAAACTGAACGGCAAAGAACCAACAGCCGGTGATTACCTGATCCGCTGGGCGTTCCGGTTCATCGATATCTGGTTCTCCCTTGGGGCTGTTGCGTTGTTGCTGATCAGTTCTACGGAAAGGCATCAGCGGCTTGGAGACCTGCTGGCCGGTACTGCCGTCATCAAACTGGCACCGTGGCAGACGGTTAGTTTGGAAGAAGTGCTGGCCCTGCATGCCACTTCAGCATATGAGCCCGTTTACACCGGTGTAAAAGTTTTTTCGGAGCAGGAAATGTTACTGGTCAAACAGGCGCTTGACCGGTTGAAATTTTATGATAATGCCGCGCATCATGAAGCGATTCGTATGTTGGCAGATAAGATTGCAGGGCAAATGTCACTTACAGCAAAACCGGAAGACCCTGTTTCATTTCTGAAAACCGTACTGAGCGACTACATCGTATTGAGCAGGTGA
- a CDS encoding stage II sporulation protein M yields the protein MRESNFIRQNRDKWKEFEEILNHEKKDPEKLGNLFVQITDDLSFSRTFYPNRFVRVYLNNLAQRTFLSIYKNKKEKRGRFFLFWKEELPLLIYASRVEFLLSFCVFLLSFCIGVFSGMHDPGFAASILGDSYVNMTVENIRSGDPMKVYKESNGMDMFLGITFNNLKVAFMTYLFGILYAAGTLAILLYNGIMVGTFQYFFIEHHVFRESFLAIWMHGTLEISCIIIAGAAGLVLGKGLVFPGTYSRLQSLQLSARRSLKIMTGIAPIIVSAAIIESFFTRYTDAPDIIRLCVILLSLCFMLLYFVWYPFQKSRSNALPVEAQSPVISEQMPDFTIIRNNGEIFGDLFIFFRKYFRNILLLNVSLAAVATMLLWIINPDDWRNDYLFGAWSFLRAGAYFHHHSLIVYGCNTLMFAINGTVVYAWLIREAGRTAQRSATTYLSFFRQHFIKVCIISATVNAIFLLPDIMTWLLFPLLFPLLLLWLFTTIHQQANPVAAFHHIRRFMGESLFSIYGLFAMLTLVSFILYFFIDSPVIWFFVNVFKWNVLLEQETVNLVYDFILRFVTLFSINFLLFISLAGFGLQYFSLKEIHDAANLKHRITLIGSKTTKA from the coding sequence ATGCGCGAATCTAATTTCATACGGCAGAACCGGGATAAATGGAAGGAGTTTGAAGAGATCCTTAACCATGAAAAAAAAGATCCTGAGAAGCTCGGCAACCTGTTTGTGCAGATCACCGATGACCTTTCGTTCTCGCGCACCTTTTATCCGAACCGTTTTGTTCGTGTGTATCTCAACAACCTTGCACAACGCACCTTCCTCAGTATTTACAAAAACAAAAAGGAAAAACGGGGACGCTTTTTTCTTTTCTGGAAAGAAGAACTGCCATTGCTGATCTATGCTTCGCGTGTTGAATTCCTGCTGTCATTTTGCGTTTTCCTGCTTTCCTTTTGCATCGGAGTTTTCTCCGGCATGCATGATCCGGGCTTTGCCGCTTCGATACTTGGTGACAGCTACGTGAACATGACCGTGGAAAACATCAGGAGCGGCGACCCGATGAAAGTGTATAAGGAATCCAATGGCATGGACATGTTTCTCGGTATCACCTTCAACAACCTGAAGGTGGCTTTCATGACCTATCTGTTCGGCATTCTTTACGCCGCCGGCACTTTAGCCATCCTGTTGTACAATGGCATCATGGTGGGCACCTTTCAGTATTTCTTTATCGAACATCATGTCTTTCGCGAGTCATTTCTCGCCATCTGGATGCATGGCACGCTGGAGATTTCCTGCATCATCATCGCCGGCGCCGCAGGGCTCGTGCTGGGCAAAGGGCTTGTTTTTCCAGGCACTTATTCGCGGCTGCAATCACTGCAGCTTTCCGCCCGCCGGTCGTTAAAGATCATGACAGGCATTGCTCCCATCATCGTAAGCGCCGCCATCATCGAGTCTTTCTTCACCCGTTATACCGATGCACCCGATATCATCAGGCTCTGTGTTATTTTGCTTTCCCTCTGTTTTATGCTGTTGTACTTTGTATGGTATCCATTTCAAAAATCGCGCAGCAATGCTTTGCCCGTTGAAGCGCAATCGCCGGTGATCAGTGAGCAGATGCCTGACTTTACCATCATCCGGAACAATGGAGAAATATTCGGCGACCTTTTTATTTTCTTCCGGAAATATTTCCGCAACATACTCTTGTTAAACGTATCGCTTGCCGCAGTGGCAACCATGCTGCTATGGATAATCAACCCGGACGACTGGCGCAATGACTACCTCTTCGGTGCCTGGTCATTTTTAAGAGCCGGCGCTTATTTTCATCATCATTCACTCATTGTTTATGGCTGCAACACGCTGATGTTTGCCATCAACGGCACCGTAGTTTATGCATGGCTGATAAGAGAAGCCGGGCGCACTGCACAACGTTCCGCGACAACTTACCTGTCCTTTTTCCGTCAGCATTTCATCAAAGTGTGTATTATATCAGCCACCGTCAATGCGATTTTCTTACTGCCTGATATAATGACCTGGCTGCTGTTTCCGCTGCTGTTCCCCCTTTTGTTACTCTGGTTATTCACCACGATCCATCAGCAGGCCAATCCGGTTGCCGCATTCCATCATATCCGCCGTTTTATGGGTGAAAGCCTTTTCAGCATCTACGGCTTGTTCGCAATGCTCACGCTGGTTTCATTCATCCTCTACTTCTTCATTGACTCGCCGGTGATCTGGTTTTTCGTAAATGTGTTTAAATGGAATGTCCTGCTCGAACAGGAAACCGTCAACCTGGTGTATGACTTCATCCTCCGGTTCGTCACCCTTTTCTCCATCAACTTCCTGTTATTTATTTCACTGGCTGGCTTTGGCCTGCAATATTTTTCGCTGAAAGAGATTCATGATGCCGCCAACCTGAAGCATCGTAT